The DNA region GGTGGCGATGATGGCCTCCCCCGCGTCCCCGTCCAGGCGAACCACCTCGACCGTGCCCTCGAGGACGACGAAGAAGTCGGACGTCTCGTCGCCCGGGTGGTACAGCACCTCGCCGGCTGCGACCACCCGCTCGTGACCGAACTCGGCGAGCTCGGCGAGCGCGGAGGCCGACAGGGTGGGGATGTAGAGGTCCGCTCCGGGGACATCCGCCGTGCCCGCCGCGACGGCGCGTGCCATCTCGGCGAGGCGAGCCTCCGAGGTCACTGGACGAAGCGCCGGATCGCGTCGGCGCGGTCGATCTGCTCGGTCCCGGTGGGGGCGGTGGAGACGGGCATGCGTGGCTCCGGCGGCGGGGGGTGCCGGCCGGCGGAACCGGTCGTGCCCGGGACACGATAGAGCGTCCCGGGAATCCGTGTCACAAGACACACCGGAGGGGGTCAGGCGGGTGCGGCGGCCCGGGTCTGCTCCTCGCTCACCTGCCAGAGCCGCCGCGCCGCCTCCATGTCGAGGGCCGCGGCAGCCGGCGTGGCGGGTCGCCGGTCGACGTAGTAGCCGCCGCTCGCCTCGGCGACGTCGGGGGAGTCGACCAGCCACACCAGGGTCTCGGCGCCCCGCTCCGGGGTGCGGGCGACGGGCTTGAGGAGGGTCATCAGCGCGCCGACCACCGGTCCGTTGTTCCGGGCGAAGCCACTGGCCACGAATCCGGGATGGAAGCAGTTGGCGGTGACTCCCGCTCCTGCATTGCGCCGCGCCAGCTCGGTGGTGAAGAGGATGTTCGCCAGCTTCGACTCACCGTAGCGGCCGAAGCCGCGAGCACGGTACGAGCGCTGCGCGTCGAGGTCGTCGAAGGGGATGTGCGCCCCCCTGTGGGCGTCGGACGCGGTGGTGACGATGCGCGCCGGCGCGCTCTCCCGGAGCCGGTCCAGCAGCAGGCCGGTGAGAAGGAACGGGGCCAGGTGGTTGAGCGCCCAGGTCGCCTCGATGCCGTCCTCGGTGAGCCGCCGGCTGGTGAACATGGCCCCGGCGTTGTTGACCAGGACGTCGAGGCGAGGGTACCGGTCGAGCACGTCGGCGGCGAGGCGTCGCACCGACGCCTGCGAGGAGAGGTCGG from Candidatus Dormiibacterota bacterium includes:
- a CDS encoding SDR family NAD(P)-dependent oxidoreductase — translated: MDPTGVSGRRVLITGATNGIGLAAAEALAARGARLAIVARSESRARDAVARITAAGGAGTSVDVLLADLSSQASVRRLAADVLDRYPRLDVLVNNAGAMFTSRRLTEDGIEATWALNHLAPFLLTGLLLDRLRESAPARIVTTASDAHRGAHIPFDDLDAQRSYRARGFGRYGESKLANILFTTELARRNAGAGVTANCFHPGFVASGFARNNGPVVGALMTLLKPVARTPERGAETLVWLVDSPDVAEASGGYYVDRRPATPAAAALDMEAARRLWQVSEEQTRAAAPA